A genomic window from Klebsiella quasipneumoniae subsp. quasipneumoniae includes:
- a CDS encoding lysozyme inhibitor LprI family protein — protein sequence MKRMLFAAAVLLASGAALADECSNANTQTEMNQCAAAQYQAADKKLNDTWQQALQRAVGKQQTLLKQAQQAWIALRDADCAFLASGAEGGSMQPMLVSQCMTDKSVERESFLASLLQCEDGDQSCPLPPAN from the coding sequence ATGAAACGCATGTTATTTGCCGCGGCGGTCTTGCTGGCCAGCGGCGCGGCGCTGGCGGACGAGTGCAGCAACGCCAACACCCAAACCGAAATGAATCAGTGCGCGGCCGCGCAGTATCAGGCAGCCGACAAAAAGCTGAACGACACCTGGCAGCAGGCTCTGCAGCGTGCGGTGGGTAAACAGCAGACATTACTGAAGCAGGCCCAGCAGGCATGGATCGCCCTGCGCGACGCCGACTGCGCTTTCCTCGCGTCCGGAGCCGAAGGCGGCAGCATGCAGCCGATGCTGGTGAGCCAGTGCATGACCGATAAGAGCGTGGAGCGGGAATCTTTCCTCGCCTCGCTGCTGCAGTGCGAGGACGGCGATCAAAGCTGCCCGCTGCCGCCGGCCAATTAA
- the rutR gene encoding HTH-type transcriptional regulator RutR, whose amino-acid sequence MAQGAVKKNGKRSQAVSAKKEAILAAALEAFSQFGIHGTRLEQVAERAGVSKTNLLYYYPSKEALYVAVLQQILAIWLAPLKAFREDISPLVAIREYIRLKLEVSRDHPQASKLFCLEMLQGAPLLMGELTGDLKALVDEKSAIVSGWIDRGKLAPVDPQHLIFMIWATTQHYADFATQVEAVTGATLQDAAFFEQTVDNVQRMIIEGIRVR is encoded by the coding sequence ATGGCACAGGGCGCGGTGAAGAAAAACGGCAAACGTTCACAAGCGGTCAGCGCCAAAAAGGAGGCCATTCTGGCCGCCGCGCTGGAGGCATTTTCGCAATTTGGTATTCACGGTACGCGACTGGAGCAGGTGGCTGAGCGCGCCGGGGTGTCGAAAACCAATCTGCTCTATTACTACCCTTCGAAAGAGGCGCTGTACGTGGCCGTTCTGCAGCAGATCCTCGCCATCTGGCTGGCGCCGCTGAAGGCCTTTCGCGAGGATATCAGCCCGCTGGTGGCGATCCGCGAGTATATTCGTCTGAAGCTGGAGGTGTCCCGCGATCACCCCCAGGCCTCGAAGCTCTTCTGCCTTGAGATGTTGCAGGGCGCGCCGCTGCTGATGGGCGAACTGACCGGGGATCTGAAAGCGCTGGTCGATGAGAAATCGGCGATTGTTTCCGGCTGGATCGACCGCGGCAAGCTGGCGCCGGTCGATCCGCAGCATTTAATCTTTATGATCTGGGCCACTACCCAGCATTACGCCGACTTCGCCACCCAGGTGGAGGCGGTCACCGGCGCCACGCTGCAGGACGCGGCCTTTTTTGAGCAAACGGTCGATAATGTCCAGCGGATGATTATCGAAGGCATTCGCGTCCGTTAA
- the rutA gene encoding pyrimidine utilization protein A produces MKIGVFVPIGNNGWLISTHAPQYMPTFELNKAIVQKAEHYHFDFALSMIKLRGFGGKTEFWDHNLESFTLMAGLAAVTSKIQIYATAATLTLPPAIVARMASTIDSISGGRFGVNLVTGWQKPEYDQMGMWPGDDYFASRYDYLTEYVQVLRDLWGTGRSDFKGDYFTMNDCRVSPRPSQPMKVICAGQSDAGMAFSAQHADYNFCFGKGVNTPTAFAPTAARMMQAAEKTGRDVGSYVLFMVIADETDEAARAKWEHYKAGADEEALAWLTEQSQKDTRSGSDTNVRQMADPTSAVNINMGTLVGSYASVARMLDEVASVPGTDGVLLTFDDFLAGIDAFGERIQPLMRCRDHIAPVTREVA; encoded by the coding sequence ATGAAAATTGGTGTTTTCGTTCCCATTGGCAACAACGGCTGGCTGATCTCCACCCATGCCCCGCAGTATATGCCGACCTTCGAACTGAATAAGGCTATCGTACAGAAAGCCGAGCACTACCATTTCGACTTCGCGCTCTCCATGATCAAGCTGCGCGGCTTCGGCGGGAAAACCGAATTCTGGGATCACAACCTGGAGTCCTTCACCCTGATGGCCGGCCTGGCCGCGGTAACCTCGAAGATCCAGATCTACGCCACCGCCGCCACCCTCACGCTGCCGCCGGCGATCGTCGCCCGGATGGCCTCCACCATCGACTCCATCTCCGGCGGCCGGTTTGGCGTCAATCTGGTGACCGGCTGGCAAAAACCGGAATATGACCAGATGGGCATGTGGCCAGGGGATGACTATTTCGCCAGCCGCTATGACTATCTCACCGAATACGTTCAGGTGCTCCGCGACCTGTGGGGCACCGGGCGCAGCGATTTCAAAGGCGACTACTTCACCATGAACGACTGCCGGGTCAGCCCGCGCCCTTCGCAGCCGATGAAGGTGATCTGCGCCGGGCAGAGCGACGCCGGCATGGCCTTCTCCGCCCAGCACGCCGACTATAACTTCTGCTTTGGCAAAGGGGTCAACACGCCAACGGCCTTCGCGCCGACCGCGGCGCGCATGATGCAGGCGGCGGAAAAAACCGGCCGTGACGTAGGCTCCTATGTGCTGTTCATGGTGATCGCTGACGAAACCGACGAAGCGGCGCGCGCCAAATGGGAGCACTACAAAGCGGGCGCCGATGAAGAAGCGCTGGCGTGGCTCACCGAGCAGAGTCAGAAAGACACCCGCTCCGGCAGCGATACCAACGTGCGCCAGATGGCCGACCCCACCTCGGCGGTCAATATCAACATGGGCACCCTTGTCGGATCCTATGCCAGCGTCGCCCGTATGCTTGATGAAGTCGCGAGCGTGCCCGGCACCGACGGCGTGCTGCTGACCTTTGATGATTTTCTTGCCGGCATCGACGCCTTTGGCGAACGCATTCAGCCGCTGATGCGCTGCCGGGACCATATTGCTCCTGTTACCCGTGAGGTGGCCTGA
- the rutB gene encoding pyrimidine utilization protein B — protein sequence MITLPARPESLTFAPQQSALIVVDMQNAYASLGGYLDLAGFDVSATRPVIDNINTAVAAARAAGMLIIWFQNGWDDQYVEAGGPGSPNYHKSNALKTMRQRPELQGKLLAKGGWDYQLVDELTPQEGDIVLPKPRYSGFFNTPLDSILRSRGIRHLVFTGIATNVCVESTLRDGFFLEYFGVVLEDATHQAGPAFAQQAALFNIETFFGWVSDVESFCRALSPATPLSLAQEKRYA from the coding sequence ATGATTACCCTTCCCGCTCGCCCGGAATCCCTGACCTTCGCGCCGCAGCAGAGCGCGCTGATTGTTGTCGACATGCAGAACGCCTACGCCAGCCTCGGCGGTTATCTGGATCTCGCCGGATTTGACGTCTCCGCCACCCGGCCGGTTATCGACAATATTAATACCGCCGTCGCCGCCGCCCGCGCCGCGGGCATGCTGATTATCTGGTTCCAGAACGGCTGGGATGACCAGTATGTTGAAGCCGGCGGCCCGGGCTCGCCGAACTACCATAAGTCCAACGCGCTGAAAACGATGCGTCAGCGCCCGGAACTGCAGGGCAAGCTGCTGGCGAAAGGCGGCTGGGATTATCAGCTGGTGGACGAGCTGACGCCGCAGGAAGGCGACATCGTGTTGCCGAAACCGCGCTACAGCGGCTTCTTTAACACTCCGCTCGACAGCATTTTGCGCAGCCGCGGCATCCGTCATCTGGTGTTCACCGGGATCGCCACCAACGTCTGCGTCGAATCGACGCTGCGCGATGGTTTCTTCCTCGAATACTTCGGCGTGGTGCTGGAGGATGCTACCCATCAGGCCGGACCGGCCTTCGCCCAGCAGGCGGCGCTGTTCAATATAGAAACCTTTTTCGGCTGGGTCAGCGACGTCGAGAGCTTCTGCCGCGCGCTGTCCCCTGCCACCCCGCTGTCTTTAGCCCAGGAGAAACGTTATGCCTAA
- the rutC gene encoding pyrimidine utilization protein C: MPKQVIIPPGTTTPIAPFVPGTLADGVIYVSGTLPFDKQNNVVHIGDPKAQTRHVLETIKCVIETAGGSMADVTFNSIFITDWTNYAAINEVYAEFFPGDKPARFCIQCGLVKPDALVEIASVAHIGTPT, encoded by the coding sequence ATGCCTAAACAGGTGATTATTCCGCCAGGCACCACCACGCCGATTGCCCCCTTTGTTCCGGGGACGCTCGCCGATGGCGTGATCTACGTCTCCGGCACTCTGCCGTTTGATAAGCAAAACAATGTGGTGCACATCGGCGACCCAAAGGCGCAAACCCGCCACGTGCTGGAGACCATCAAGTGCGTTATCGAAACGGCGGGCGGGAGTATGGCGGATGTGACTTTCAACAGCATCTTTATCACCGACTGGACAAATTACGCCGCGATTAACGAGGTTTACGCCGAGTTCTTCCCCGGCGATAAACCCGCGCGCTTCTGCATTCAGTGCGGGCTGGTGAAGCCTGATGCGCTGGTGGAAATCGCCAGCGTCGCCCATATCGGAACCCCGACATGA
- the rutD gene encoding pyrimidine utilization protein D, producing MMRLNIAPAPWPGAPVVVLSAGLGGGGGYWLAQRAALEEQYQLVSYDHNGTGENAGPLPADYSMATMAGELFSALQAAGIARFALVGHALGALIGLQLALDRPEAVSALVLVNGWLSLSPHTRRCFLVRERLLHAGGAQAWVEAQPLFLYPAEWMAARLPRLEAEDALAISHFQGKENLLKRLQALKQADFSRRAAAIACPTLMVSAADDLLVPASCSRVLQTAIPGSQRVEMPWGGHACNVTDADTFNTILRDGLAAMLPVARETR from the coding sequence ATGATGAGGCTCAATATTGCTCCGGCCCCATGGCCCGGCGCGCCGGTGGTGGTCCTCAGCGCAGGTCTGGGCGGCGGCGGCGGCTACTGGCTGGCGCAGCGCGCGGCGCTGGAGGAACAGTATCAGCTGGTAAGTTATGACCATAATGGGACCGGGGAGAACGCCGGTCCGCTGCCCGCCGACTACAGCATGGCGACGATGGCCGGGGAGCTGTTCAGCGCTCTGCAGGCGGCGGGGATCGCCCGCTTCGCGCTGGTGGGCCACGCGCTGGGGGCGCTGATTGGCCTGCAGCTGGCGCTCGATCGCCCCGAGGCGGTGAGCGCCCTGGTGCTGGTCAACGGCTGGCTGTCGCTGTCGCCGCACACCCGCCGCTGCTTCCTGGTGCGCGAGCGTCTGCTGCATGCCGGCGGCGCGCAGGCGTGGGTCGAAGCGCAGCCGCTGTTTCTCTACCCGGCGGAATGGATGGCCGCGCGCCTGCCGCGCCTCGAAGCCGAAGATGCGCTTGCCATCAGCCATTTTCAGGGCAAGGAGAACCTGCTGAAGCGGCTGCAGGCCCTGAAGCAGGCTGATTTTTCCCGTCGCGCGGCGGCCATCGCCTGCCCGACGCTGATGGTTAGCGCCGCTGACGACCTGCTGGTCCCGGCCTCCTGCTCCCGCGTGCTGCAGACGGCGATCCCCGGCAGCCAGCGCGTGGAAATGCCGTGGGGCGGGCATGCCTGCAACGTCACCGACGCCGATACCTTTAATACCATTTTACGCGACGGGCTGGCCGCTATGCTGCCGGTCGCCAGGGAGACCCGATGA
- a CDS encoding malonic semialdehyde reductase: MNDAINQTACETLFTQARTHNGWLDKPVSDAQLQAVWDLMKMGPTSANCSPARIVFVRSAEGKEKLRPTLSSGNLQKTMQAPVTAIVAWDSAFYDRLPTLFPHGDARSWFTSSPQLAEETAFRNSSLQAAYLIFACRALGLDTGPMSGFDREKVDAAFFADNGWKSNLLVNIGYGDPGKLYGRLPRLSFDEACLLA; encoded by the coding sequence ATGAACGACGCGATAAACCAGACGGCCTGCGAGACGCTGTTTACCCAGGCCCGGACCCACAACGGCTGGCTGGATAAGCCAGTGAGCGATGCGCAGCTGCAGGCAGTCTGGGACCTGATGAAAATGGGGCCGACTTCCGCCAACTGTTCGCCGGCGCGCATCGTGTTCGTGCGCAGCGCGGAAGGCAAAGAGAAGCTCCGCCCGACGCTCTCCAGCGGCAATCTGCAGAAAACCATGCAGGCGCCGGTGACCGCCATCGTGGCGTGGGACAGCGCCTTTTACGACCGGCTACCGACCCTGTTTCCCCACGGCGATGCCCGCAGCTGGTTCACCTCCAGCCCGCAGCTGGCGGAAGAGACGGCGTTTCGCAATAGCTCCCTGCAGGCGGCGTATCTGATTTTCGCCTGCCGGGCGCTGGGACTCGACACCGGGCCGATGTCCGGTTTCGATCGGGAAAAAGTCGATGCAGCGTTTTTCGCCGACAACGGCTGGAAAAGCAACCTGCTGGTGAACATCGGCTATGGCGACCCCGGCAAACTGTATGGCCGCCTGCCGCGTCTGTCCTTTGATGAAGCCTGCCTGCTGGCATAA
- the rutF gene encoding NADH-dependent FMN reductase RutF: protein MKLADKESFRDAMARVGAAVNIITTDGPAGRAGFTASAVCSVTDTPPTLLVCLNRSASVWPVFSEHHTLCVNTLAAGQEALSTLFGGKTAMDERFAAADWQTGATGCPRLEAALVSFDCRIDQRVSVGTHDILFCHVVAITRHPEPRGLMWFDRGYHTLMRPAC from the coding sequence ATGAAGTTAGCGGACAAAGAGAGTTTTCGTGACGCCATGGCCCGCGTCGGCGCCGCGGTTAACATTATTACCACCGATGGCCCGGCGGGCCGGGCGGGCTTTACCGCCAGCGCGGTCTGCAGCGTGACCGACACCCCGCCGACCCTGTTGGTCTGTCTGAACCGCTCAGCCTCCGTGTGGCCGGTGTTCAGCGAACACCACACGCTGTGCGTCAATACCCTGGCGGCGGGACAGGAGGCGCTGTCAACGCTGTTTGGCGGTAAAACGGCGATGGACGAGCGCTTTGCCGCCGCCGACTGGCAGACCGGCGCCACCGGCTGCCCGCGGCTGGAGGCGGCGCTGGTCAGCTTTGACTGCCGCATCGACCAGCGCGTCAGCGTCGGCACGCACGACATTCTGTTTTGTCACGTCGTGGCCATTACCCGTCACCCGGAACCCCGGGGTCTGATGTGGTTTGACCGCGGCTATCACACGCTTATGCGACCCGCTTGTTAA
- the rutG gene encoding pyrimidine utilization transport protein G produces the protein MALFDFPRWKLTSPAAESGVVAPDERLSAGQTLVMGVQHAVAMFGATVLMPLLMGLDPNLSILMSGVGTLLFFVVTGGRVPSYLGSSAAFVGVVIAITGFNGRGLNPHLSVALGGIIACGLVYTLIGLVVMKIGTRWIERLMPPVVTGAVVMAIGLNLAPIAVRSVSASAFDSWMAVLTVLCIGIVAVFTRGMLQRLLILVGLIVACALYALLANGFGLGKPLDFSPLTQAAWFGLPHFTTPSFNGQAMMLIAPVAVILVAENLGHLKAVAGMTGRNMDPYMGRAFVGDGLATMLSGSVGGSGVTTYAENIGVMAVTKVYSTLVFVAAALIAMLLGFSPKFGALIHTIPGPVIGGASIVVFGLIAVAGARIWVQNRVDLSQNSNLIMVSVTLVLGAGDFALSLGGFTLGGIGTATFGAILLHALLHRGTREAKEARVTPV, from the coding sequence ATGGCACTCTTCGATTTTCCTCGCTGGAAGCTGACCTCCCCCGCCGCCGAATCCGGCGTTGTCGCGCCCGATGAACGCTTATCGGCCGGGCAAACGCTGGTGATGGGCGTGCAGCACGCCGTTGCGATGTTCGGCGCGACGGTGCTGATGCCGTTGTTGATGGGGCTCGACCCAAACCTGTCCATACTGATGTCGGGGGTCGGCACCCTGCTGTTCTTTGTCGTCACCGGCGGACGGGTGCCGAGCTATCTCGGCTCCAGCGCCGCCTTTGTCGGGGTGGTGATCGCCATTACCGGCTTTAACGGCCGGGGACTCAACCCTCACCTCAGCGTCGCCCTTGGCGGGATCATCGCCTGCGGGCTGGTCTATACCCTGATCGGTCTGGTGGTGATGAAGATCGGCACCCGCTGGATCGAGCGCCTGATGCCGCCGGTGGTGACCGGGGCGGTGGTGATGGCTATCGGCCTGAACCTGGCGCCGATTGCCGTGCGCAGCGTCTCCGCCAGCGCCTTCGACAGCTGGATGGCGGTGTTAACCGTGCTCTGTATCGGCATAGTCGCGGTATTTACCCGCGGGATGCTGCAGCGTCTGCTGATCCTGGTCGGCCTGATCGTCGCCTGCGCGCTGTACGCCCTGCTGGCTAACGGCTTTGGCCTCGGCAAACCGCTGGACTTCTCTCCCCTCACCCAGGCGGCGTGGTTCGGGCTGCCGCACTTTACCACCCCATCCTTTAACGGCCAGGCGATGATGTTGATTGCCCCGGTCGCGGTGATCCTGGTGGCCGAGAACCTCGGCCACCTGAAGGCCGTCGCCGGGATGACCGGGCGCAATATGGATCCGTACATGGGGCGCGCCTTCGTCGGCGATGGTCTGGCGACCATGCTCTCCGGCTCGGTCGGCGGCAGCGGGGTCACGACCTATGCGGAGAACATCGGCGTCATGGCGGTGACCAAGGTCTACTCGACGCTGGTGTTTGTCGCCGCGGCGCTGATTGCCATGCTGCTGGGCTTCTCGCCGAAATTCGGCGCATTAATCCACACCATTCCCGGGCCGGTGATCGGCGGCGCCTCGATCGTGGTCTTTGGCCTGATCGCCGTCGCCGGGGCGCGGATCTGGGTGCAAAACCGCGTCGACCTCAGCCAGAACAGCAATCTGATCATGGTGTCTGTGACCCTGGTGCTGGGCGCCGGCGATTTCGCGCTGTCGCTGGGCGGCTTTACGCTGGGCGGGATTGGTACCGCCACCTTCGGGGCGATCCTGCTGCACGCGCTGCTTCATCGCGGGACGCGTGAGGCGAAGGAGGCTAGGGTAACGCCGGTTTAA
- a CDS encoding DMT family transporter — translation MSSLKFSVSRQEALLIMITMFWGGTFLAVQYAVSLSGPLFFVGLRFATAALAVGLLSLRTLRGMTWLEVKAGVAIGVAIALGYGLQTWGLQSISSSKSAFITAMYVPLVPLLQWLCLGRMPGVMSCVGIVLAFIGLILLAGPENNLLALGVGEMITLASALAIAAEIILISAWAGKVDVRRVTVVQLATASLVAFAAMKPAGESVPPLTPALLGVALGLGIFSAIIQVTMNWAQRSVSPTRATLIYTGEPVWAGIFGRLAGERLPLLALLGCVFILAGVLVSELKWKRKPPPQMSTNNDAQPLPDLADRREP, via the coding sequence ATGTCTTCGTTAAAATTCTCCGTTAGCCGCCAGGAAGCGCTCCTTATCATGATCACCATGTTCTGGGGAGGGACCTTCCTTGCCGTGCAGTATGCGGTCAGCCTCAGCGGGCCGCTGTTTTTTGTCGGCCTGCGTTTCGCGACCGCCGCGCTGGCGGTGGGTCTGCTCTCGCTGCGCACCCTGCGCGGTATGACATGGCTGGAGGTGAAGGCGGGGGTGGCGATTGGCGTGGCGATTGCGCTGGGGTATGGGCTGCAGACCTGGGGACTGCAGTCGATCTCCAGCAGTAAGTCTGCCTTTATCACGGCGATGTATGTGCCGCTGGTGCCGCTGCTGCAGTGGCTGTGCCTGGGTCGTATGCCGGGGGTGATGTCCTGCGTGGGGATTGTGCTGGCCTTTATCGGTTTGATCCTGCTGGCCGGGCCGGAAAACAATCTGCTGGCGCTTGGCGTGGGGGAGATGATCACGCTGGCGAGCGCGCTGGCGATTGCCGCGGAGATTATCCTTATCAGCGCCTGGGCCGGGAAAGTGGATGTTCGGCGGGTGACGGTGGTGCAGCTGGCGACCGCGTCGCTGGTGGCTTTCGCCGCCATGAAGCCGGCCGGTGAGTCAGTGCCGCCGTTGACGCCGGCGCTGCTCGGCGTGGCGCTGGGGCTGGGCATTTTCAGCGCGATCATTCAGGTGACCATGAACTGGGCGCAGCGCAGCGTCTCGCCGACGCGGGCCACGCTGATCTATACCGGCGAACCGGTGTGGGCCGGTATTTTTGGCCGGTTGGCCGGTGAGCGTCTGCCGCTGCTGGCCCTCCTCGGCTGCGTCTTTATCCTCGCGGGCGTGCTGGTGAGCGAGCTGAAGTGGAAGCGCAAACCGCCGCCGCAGATGTCAACGAATAACGATGCGCAACCGCTCCCGGATCTGGCCGATCGTCGCGAGCCGTAA
- a CDS encoding general stress protein, with amino-acid sequence MANHRGGSGNFAEDRERASEAGRKGGQHSGGNFKNDPQRASEAGKKGGKNSHGSRES; translated from the coding sequence ATGGCAAACCATCGTGGCGGTTCTGGCAACTTTGCTGAAGACCGTGAAAGAGCATCAGAAGCAGGACGTAAAGGTGGCCAGCATAGCGGGGGGAATTTTAAAAATGACCCTCAGCGCGCCTCAGAGGCTGGTAAAAAAGGGGGTAAAAACAGTCACGGTAGTCGTGAGAGTTAA
- the wrbA gene encoding NAD(P)H:quinone oxidoreductase: MAKILVLYYSMYGHIETMAHAVADGANRVDGVEVVVKRVPETMQAEAFAKAGGKTQNAPVATPQELAEYDAIIFGTPTRFGNMSGQMRTFLDQTGGLWASGALYGKIASVFSSTGTGGGQEQTITSTWTTLAHHGMIIVPIGYGAQELFDISQVRGGTPYGATTIAGGDGSRQPSEEELAIARYQGEHVAKLAVKLHG, encoded by the coding sequence ATGGCTAAAATTCTGGTGCTTTATTATTCCATGTATGGACACATTGAAACCATGGCTCATGCCGTCGCCGATGGGGCGAACCGGGTGGACGGCGTTGAGGTGGTTGTGAAGCGTGTGCCGGAAACCATGCAGGCAGAAGCGTTTGCCAAAGCAGGCGGTAAAACGCAAAACGCGCCTGTCGCTACGCCGCAGGAACTGGCTGAGTATGACGCCATCATCTTTGGTACCCCGACTCGTTTCGGCAATATGTCCGGACAAATGCGCACCTTCCTCGATCAGACCGGCGGCCTGTGGGCATCCGGCGCGCTGTATGGCAAGATCGCCAGCGTATTCAGCTCAACCGGCACCGGCGGCGGCCAGGAACAAACCATTACCTCCACCTGGACGACGCTGGCCCACCACGGCATGATCATCGTGCCGATCGGCTACGGCGCCCAGGAGCTGTTCGATATCTCCCAGGTCCGCGGCGGGACGCCTTATGGCGCAACCACTATTGCCGGCGGCGACGGCTCGCGTCAGCCAAGCGAGGAAGAGTTAGCCATCGCCCGCTATCAGGGTGAACATGTCGCCAAACTGGCCGTTAAACTGCACGGCTAA
- a CDS encoding YccJ family protein has protein sequence MPTQEAKAHRVGEWASLRNTSPEIAEAIFEVAHYDEKLAEQIWEEGSDEVLALAFAKTDKDALFWGEQTIERKNV, from the coding sequence ATGCCAACTCAAGAAGCAAAAGCACATCGCGTCGGCGAATGGGCAAGTTTACGTAACACCTCGCCGGAGATCGCCGAGGCGATTTTCGAAGTCGCCCACTATGATGAAAAACTGGCGGAGCAAATCTGGGAGGAAGGCAGCGACGAAGTGCTGGCGCTGGCCTTTGCCAAAACCGATAAAGATGCGCTGTTCTGGGGTGAACAGACGATTGAGCGTAAAAACGTCTAG